The following are from one region of the Myxococcus stipitatus genome:
- a CDS encoding L,D-transpeptidase family protein, with protein sequence MTHASSMLLACCALLLSMTASAGDRVATARKQRMRAVTALFAKAGVPWPPEQLYVRAFKHERELEVWAGPARGPLAKVKTYPFCAASGELGPKRRQGDLQVPEGFYTLDLFNPWSSYHLSIRVSYPNAADRHHQRAGVPLGGDIFVHGDCVSIGCIAIQDAPIEELYLMTLDTRAKTKRDTPIHIFPRRLTAQGLAKLEERAGRDADLVAFWRSLQPAYQQFEESRRVPRTRVDAKTGAYVVSPAQGPRDARR encoded by the coding sequence ATGACGCACGCCTCGTCCATGCTCCTCGCCTGTTGCGCGCTCCTCCTGTCGATGACGGCCTCGGCTGGGGATCGCGTCGCCACCGCCCGCAAGCAGCGGATGCGGGCCGTCACCGCCCTGTTCGCCAAGGCGGGCGTCCCGTGGCCCCCGGAGCAGCTCTACGTCCGAGCCTTCAAGCACGAGCGCGAGCTGGAGGTCTGGGCGGGGCCCGCCCGGGGCCCGCTGGCGAAGGTGAAGACATACCCGTTCTGCGCGGCCTCCGGCGAGCTCGGGCCCAAGCGGCGACAGGGCGACCTCCAGGTGCCGGAGGGCTTCTACACGCTCGACCTCTTCAACCCGTGGAGCAGCTACCACCTGTCCATCCGCGTCAGCTACCCCAACGCGGCCGACCGCCACCATCAGCGCGCCGGAGTCCCGCTCGGCGGGGACATCTTCGTCCACGGCGACTGCGTGAGCATCGGCTGCATCGCCATCCAGGACGCGCCCATCGAGGAGCTGTACCTCATGACCCTGGACACGCGCGCGAAGACGAAGCGGGACACGCCCATCCACATCTTCCCCCGGCGGCTCACCGCCCAGGGCCTGGCGAAGCTGGAGGAACGCGCGGGCCGCGACGCGGACCTCGTCGCCTTCTGGCGAAGTCTCCAGCCCGCGTACCAGCAGTTCGAGGAGAGCCGGCGGGTGCCTCGCACGCGCGTGGACGCGAAGACGGGCGCCTACGTGGTGAGCCCCGCGCAGGGTCCGCGCGACGCCCGGCGCTGA
- a CDS encoding DUF2071 domain-containing protein, whose product MSPESLAALVALASEPLGLAEAELLQRLGAAGVTDPAKALEGLVGPGYASRERPHWVLTASGHEALRDAHRALEQRYDVSPSTPGMETCPSIPWLTQVQTHWVEAVSLNYAVDPERLARLLPTPLEPELHRGTAWVQVLMSSLRDMRPQGVAPLLGVCFYQASYRAAVRYRDARGEWRRGGYFVRSETNDPVMRRVGNALDEFRFHAFGEAQMVMAREGELLTLAVDPDAAFPGGRLVGVFDTRPRTEPPPGSVWTGLDDLHEPLVECYDALGVSGEYVYVLTIDREPWNARFASPVELYCEYLEEGPLAPGARLDSVLHLTECAYRWRPLRRERFTP is encoded by the coding sequence ATGAGCCCCGAGTCGCTCGCGGCGCTGGTGGCCCTGGCCTCCGAGCCGCTCGGGCTCGCGGAGGCGGAGCTCCTCCAGCGGCTCGGCGCGGCCGGCGTCACCGACCCGGCGAAGGCGCTGGAGGGGTTGGTGGGCCCGGGCTACGCGAGCCGGGAGCGCCCGCATTGGGTCCTCACCGCCTCCGGCCATGAAGCCCTGAGAGACGCCCACCGGGCGCTCGAGCAGCGCTACGACGTCAGCCCCAGCACGCCCGGAATGGAGACGTGTCCCTCCATCCCATGGCTCACCCAGGTCCAGACGCACTGGGTGGAGGCCGTGTCGCTCAACTACGCGGTGGACCCGGAGCGACTCGCCCGACTGCTGCCCACGCCGCTGGAGCCCGAGCTGCACCGGGGCACCGCGTGGGTCCAGGTGCTGATGTCCTCGCTGCGCGACATGCGTCCCCAGGGCGTGGCGCCCCTGCTCGGCGTGTGCTTCTACCAGGCGAGCTACCGAGCCGCAGTGCGCTACCGCGACGCGCGCGGCGAGTGGCGCCGGGGCGGCTACTTCGTGCGCAGCGAGACCAACGACCCGGTGATGCGACGGGTGGGCAACGCGCTCGACGAGTTCCGCTTCCACGCGTTCGGAGAAGCCCAGATGGTGATGGCGCGCGAGGGAGAGCTGCTCACGCTCGCGGTGGACCCGGACGCAGCCTTCCCCGGGGGCCGGCTGGTGGGCGTGTTCGATACGCGCCCCCGCACCGAGCCCCCTCCCGGCAGCGTCTGGACCGGGTTGGACGACCTGCACGAGCCGCTCGTCGAATGCTACGACGCGCTGGGCGTGTCCGGAGAGTACGTCTACGTGCTCACCATCGACCGGGAGCCCTGGAACGCCCGCTTCGCCAGCCCCGTGGAGCTGTACTGCGAATACCTCGAGGAGGGGCCGCTCGCGCCGGGTGCCCGGCTCGACTCCGTCCTGCACCTCACCGAATGCGCCTACCGATGGCGGCCCCTGCGCCGGGAGCGCTTCACGCCGTGA